The Thermococcus henrietii genome segment CCCTCCAACGGGTTCTTTCGTTAACTTCTTTGCAATTTATTGCATATAACATTTTCGCTCGGAAAGAATTAGTAATGAACGTTGTTATACATCTGTCTTATAATTGAGTAATACTTACCTTTCGATTCCCATCGAAAGGCTCAAAAGACTTTTATAGTTGTTCATCCCACAGGTATTTGGACAAACGTCAACGGTGATGACCATGGAGGCACTTGAAAGGGCCCTTAAGTGGGCTGAGGAAAACCTGAAGGCTGAGTACATCGAGCTGCGCTACGAGGACCTCAGGAAGACCACGCTCGGCCTCAAGGATGGAGTCTTCACGAGCTTTACAGGGAAACTCCACAGGGGCGTTGCCATAAGGGTTCTGGCGGACGGTGCCTGGGGCTTCGCCTCGACCAGTGAGCTTGAGAACCTCGAGAAGAAGATTGAAGAGGCCTACAAGCTCGCCAGAGCGGCCGCGCAGACGAAGAAGGAGAAAATCCAGCTGGCCGAGATAAAGCCGGTCGAGGACTTCGTGAAGAGCAAGATGAAGCTCAAGCCGAGGGAAGTGGACATCGAGGAGAAGGTTTCCCATCTCAGGGAGCTTGAGAGGCTCCTCAAGGAGGACAGGGCAGTTAAGAGCGTTCAGATTCGCTACGAGGACGGCGGTGGAAGGAAAATCCTCCTCACCAACGAGGGAACGAGGATAGAATGGGACTACAACTACCTCTACCAGGGAGCATACGTTACCGGAAAGGCCGATGGAAAGCTCGCGATGGCGAGGGACAGCATTGGCGCGGTGGATTACGGCTGGGAGCTCATGACTGAGATAGAGCCGAACGAGAAGGTCACCGAGAGGGTTCTGAGAAAAATGCACAGCCAGCTTAAGGGCGTTGCCCCGAAGCGCGGTGAGTTCCCGATAGTTGCAGGTCCGATAGTCGTCGGAATCATCGCCCACGAGGCCCTTGGCCACCTCGCCGAGGCAGACCTCACGATAAACTCGCCCTTCAAGGACCTAATCGGCAAGCAGATTGCACCGGAGTACGTCACGATGAGCGAGCGCTACGTCGAAGGTGGCTTCGGAAACGACAAGTACGACGACGAGGGCGTTCCGGTTAAGGACATTCACATCATCGAGAACGGGATCCTGAAGGAGATAATGCTCAACCGCGAGTACGCCCACAAGTGGGGCATGGAACCCAACGGCCACGCGAGGGCCGAGAGCTACCGCTACCCGCCGATAATCAGGATGCGCAACACGGTCTTCGAGCCCGGCGACCACTCCTTCGAGGAGCTCAT includes the following:
- a CDS encoding TldD/PmbA family protein, translating into MEALERALKWAEENLKAEYIELRYEDLRKTTLGLKDGVFTSFTGKLHRGVAIRVLADGAWGFASTSELENLEKKIEEAYKLARAAAQTKKEKIQLAEIKPVEDFVKSKMKLKPREVDIEEKVSHLRELERLLKEDRAVKSVQIRYEDGGGRKILLTNEGTRIEWDYNYLYQGAYVTGKADGKLAMARDSIGAVDYGWELMTEIEPNEKVTERVLRKMHSQLKGVAPKRGEFPIVAGPIVVGIIAHEALGHLAEADLTINSPFKDLIGKQIAPEYVTMSERYVEGGFGNDKYDDEGVPVKDIHIIENGILKEIMLNREYAHKWGMEPNGHARAESYRYPPIIRMRNTVFEPGDHSFEELIEDIKFGYYVVDFRGGQAQLNSAFQVGVQEGYVIRNGEIAEPIRDTSITGVAIEALKKISAVGKDFGLEVGFCGKGQTAFVSSGGPHMRFDGGILIG